CAGTGGAAATGTCTTTTGTGTTTCTATCATTGAAAAATGACAAAAAATTAAGAATATTGCTAGGTTTAAAAAGGGATCCTAATGAAAGTTAATTACAAACTCTTAAACAACATGAACAATGTTTTCCTATACTTTTTTTCCCCTCTTCTATGTGCTACTGACTGTAATTCACTGAGGATTTAATCTCTGAATTATCCCATTAGCTCGATTCTTAGAAATTAAAATCTTATTTCACAAAGTGGAATTGAGTAGCCTCCAGGGCACGTCATGTGAAACAGACCCCATCTTCCCTGATGAAACAGAATGATCGAGTGCTTATTGCACATGAGTCAGCCCTGAATAATTTACATCTAACTAATACTGTTTAATGTTCTATGAAGCTTTATTCACTTGTTTCTTTTCCTGAAATTATCTCTatttctatttgttctcaggatgtgggcaatgctggcaaggccTCGTTTATTACCTGTCCTTAGGTGTTCTGAGAAGATTTTGTGGGGGCCtatttgaaacactgcagtccttgCAGTGATTGTGCTCCCGCAGTGGTATTGGGTAGACTGGGGCGCTCAACTTTTTTGCTTCTGAAGCCATCTTGCTTTGTTATAAAAATTCCACCCATCCCCTGTAACGTAACAAGTATTTTTTCCAGCATTCGTGGTATTTTGCTTGTATATAAGTAAAGCTCAAGAATCCCTCCCCTCCCCAAGAAAGGTTATACATGGGAACAGTACAGATAGAAATCAAAAAAGCAACATCTACATTGTGGATGGGGATAAAATTATAAAATGATGAAGCTAAGAGACCTATGAGACTTGTGTATTAAGAGTGAGTTCCTCATATTGGTTATACATGTGACTTAATGTGGATGATGCTGATGGTTAATCACTGCCTCGTGCATTGAGAAGAGCTGCAATCCACCAAACTCTGTGATGATAAACTTGACACTCACCATTGCCCAGAATTCTTTGTAACTGCTCGTTCCTTACTCGACCTAATTGCCTACAGATAAAAGCACTGGATACTGGGCACTGAGCAGCACGATATCCCATCCTGAACTGCCTTGCTCGAGGTCTGCTGAGGCCTGCATCATTTTCCTTAACCTGCTTCAAGGCCTGCTGTACAGCTCTGGGGCCATTAACATGCCACCGCATGGTGTATGCAGGCCATGAATGCAGACGAAGGTCTGCAGCGCTGTTACATTTACCACTACGTGTGCGCAGCCAGAATAAGGAGAAGGTGGCAGAAAGAAGGCAAAAAAAAATGAATAGTTGGATTTTACCAACAGCGGCGCCAGAGGTGGGGAGCAAATGGCAGTTTCAATGGTGCAAATGGCAATGTGCAGATACCTTGAAACCTTCTCACGGCCACTATTGGGCCAAGGGCTCCCATTGAGAATCCTGAGTTGACACTTctggtgatgatgaaggaatgacgATGTATGTCCGAGTTGTGGTAATGTGTGTCTTGGAGGAGACCTTGAATGTGTTGGTGTTGCCATGAAATTGCTGCAGCTGACCTTCTTGATGGTAGAAATTGCAAGGGAAGGAGTTGCTGTTGCAGTAATCTTAGTGGCATGCTCTGTTCATCCTGTAGATCAGACATGCTTAATTCACAGTGTATTGGTgatgggagggggtgggaaggATAAAGCAAGATAGATGGTAAGGTTTTTTCTTCCTGAGTGTTTCAGCTTCTCTCATCCAGACAAATAGTGACTATTACATCATACTACTGACCTGAACCTTGTAGACGGTGGCGAGGTTTTGTGAGGTCAAGTGCTGAACTAACCATTGccttgcttttgtagccatggtgttgCAATCACTTTGGAAGGGAATTGAGTGGGTTTCCATCACTTGATATACCCCACTACTGCACTGTATTTCTCACTCTGTTTATACTGGAGGACGAAGCAAGTTTATATTTCCTGCTGCCCAACTACAAGTACAGAATGCTCATAGTTGGGCAGCTGGAGACACGATGAAAATACAAACTTGTTTTGTCTTTCAGTAAAATAGAACTACATTCTTGAAATAAAAAGTACCCTCTAGAGTAAGATAACATTAGGATCCCATTCGGAGCCCTTTTTGCTGCTGTGCTTGTTGCAGCATGTTTCCTGTAGGTGCCGGGGTCACCTTCGGGATCTCCAAACGGGCACCCAGAATCCAAAAAGATGAAGGTAGTGTAAGCATTGTTTTTTGGACTGTGCCTGCTGAACAACTATTCACATTTTGTCAGTTATTTAAAAGATTTGCACTTCAACTCCACATGGTTGGAAGTAAGTGACTGAAGATTCAGTCTATAATCAGGCTGGAGTGATTGACCACCTTCAGTGCTGCAAGGTTCTCATTCAGTCCATCGTGGCTGTTCCAGTTCTTTGAGTTATCCAAGTAGGACCAGTCCcccctctttccccaaagccctgcacagTTTTTACTTTTcaagtattcaattcccttttgaaagttgttattgaatctgttGGCACCATCCTATCAGTTGGTTCTGATGCCGAGTTGACTTACCTATTTTCCTTGGGAACATTATTGTACCATAGCTTGGTTTGTCTGACTGTATTTGGCGTTCATTTTGGTTGTGATCCTGGTTGTTTTTACTATTTTACTGTTGCTGTCATTGTAATTAATCTGATCACATACCTGTCCTGCACTTGTCACTTGTCAATGAAAATGTAAAACCAAACATTTGACAGTTTTGTACACCAAGAAAGAAACTGAGTGATCAGCATAATTGGTCCTCAGTCCAATCACAGCTTAAAACTAGAAGTTcagaaattattattttttttttgcaGGTAAAGAAAGAAGATGGCCAGAATTGGTTCCAAGAGAGATTTGTGACGCAGCCTGTTGAATCTGATCACTCTGTCTTCACAATTGTGACTATCCTGAAATTCCTGCTCTGGCTGGTCCTACTCGGCCTCTTCATTGAGCTGGAGTTCGGCCTGGCATATTTTGTACTGTCGATGTTTTATTGGATTTACATTGGGACACGAGACCCATCCAAAAAGAAGCAAGGTGAAATTAGTGCATACTCTGTGTTTAACCCTGGCTGTAAGGCTATTGAAGGGAGTCTGACAGCAGAACAGTTTGAGCGAGAACTTCAGTACAGACCCCTAGCTGGCAGATGACTCTGGCCTGAGGAAAACTTTTATTTTATTGTACTAAATGTTCATAGGGGTTATATGTACCTGAAGTAACCAACACAGTTCTTAGTGTGCTCCTGTAGTCCCTTAACCTATGTAGGTTAACAGTTAGTAGGTATCATCCAGGCTGCAGATTGTGCACAGGTTACATGAAGGGATTTTGGTGATTATTTAATTACAATAAAAGGCAACAGTTAAATTGACATTTTTTTACTTCGAAGTTTTAGTGCCACTGAATGTATTTTACTGTAATTGTGGCTGCACACTCTCCATTAAGACAGGAATACTGTACAGGTGGCAATGTACTTCCAGCATTTAAATGAAAGTGTGCTGCATTAAATAATCTAAGTGCCCTGCAACTTGCCTGGAAAATGCCAGTTGTCCTGCATTCcttcctctgcttttctgttttaatgCATAGATTGGGTTACAAAGCAGTAATAAGTCTGTGGTCATATAACCTTATAAATTATGAGTAAAACTCAGGCAATTTATTGATGTTACCTGTTCCCTGCAAACCACATTTCCACCCATGATGCTCGTAACAATAGCTATAGACAATAAAGGATATTTCTTACATTTTACAAAACAGAAGTACGCAAAGTTGCTGCAATAAATATTGACCTTGCCAGTGggacacatcccatgaacgaataaagaagtGGTACACAAAGTAATTTTGTGTCAGTCATATGACAAGCTCCCATCTCTTATCACATGATTCAAGCTGAAGTTCCACACATTAGTTTCTTGTAACATCACAAATTGCTTTCTCGATTGCTGCAGGATTGCATCCAGTTGTTCAAGTGGCCAGCAGAATTTCGTCTCGGATGTGAACCAGACTTACTACCTGACACCCCTCTTCCATTCTacattccaatttcttatgtttcAGTTTTGTTTTCAGGCTACCAATGACAAATATCTGTGTGTAGATGTAGTGTTCATCACTTATCCTGTCACTCTACAAGAGAAAAATAAAGGAGGAACCTGCATTTCCAAATCACTTTGCAGTGTGGGCAAATGTggtagccaatctgtgcacagcaaggtgccacatgCAACACTGAAATCAGTGCCCAGGTAAACTGCTTTTGCTTTATTGGTTGAGTGCTTTAGTGTTGACCAGTACACTGGGAGAATTCTGCCCCTCTTCAAAAGGTGCAAAGGGATCTTCTACATTAACacaaacttgcattcatatatggctaccttgactacatttcctcacaccttgcctcctgtaaggactccattccattctctgtctctgacgcctctgctctgatgatgcaaacatccacaacagcgcttctgatatgtcttcctttttccttaactgaggaATTCCCccatccactgtggttgacagggccctcaactgtgtccggcccattttccacacctctgctctcaccccttcccctccctcccagaaaggcgatagggttccccttgttctcactttctaccccacaaacctccacattcaaaggatcatcctccaccgtgtccagcatgatgccactaccaaatgtatcttcctctcccctgtcagcattctgaagggattgttccctccgcgacaccctgatccactcctccattacccccgacacctcattcccttcccacggccccttcccttgcaatcgcaggaggtgtaatacctgctcttttacctcctctctccacaaTCCAATGCCCTAAATgcctctttcaggtgaagcaacaatttacttgtacttctttcaatatagtatatgcGCTGCTTACAACgtggtggtctctacattggggagaccaaacgcagattgggcgatCGCTTTGCAGTgaaggcctgctatccgacccgaacctgacgccgGCCTTCCGAGTTCGGCTTTCGGGCTCAGACCAGGTCCGGGTCGGACGCACACTGCGAGAATTGCAGCTAAGTGTTAAAAGTAAACAActgacctgagctgggagtccgggacatcaaaaAAGGAAACTCTGAGTCTCTGTGATGTCATCACgcacatgctgcagcttcctgaagattgggagtggcaaggtaagtaaagggaacattccagtggtcgagtCAGGCGCATGAAAAATTGGAGGGACACGGGCCGGgtggggctcgggtccgatgtgggtcCTGTTGCGTTCAGGTCagatttttttcccctgacctgagcaggcctttactttgcagaacaccttcgctcagtccaaaaacatgatcctgagcttcctgtcgcttgccatttcaaccccccCAGCCCCCTGCTCTCACGCCCGCATATCTgtcatgggattgctgcagtgttccagtgatcatcaacgcaagctcggggaacagcacctcatttaccgattaggcattagcctatggactgaacatcgagttcaataatacccccccaccccccagccttttttaagttttagtttttttaaaatttcattttaTATTGGTTtccatcattacacttttttttaaccatgtgcctgcctactgttttttcatgtttatgcttgtaACTAGGGctttcattgttctgtcatttaacagcctctctgcactaatgctttgtctttcaccacactattaacacactccgtgtcagttattctctgtgaccctctgtcctatcaacaccttcccatttgttctcttttgcccaacctccactttatttgcttaaaacctattacatttctaacctttgccagttctgatggaaggtcactgacctgaaacgttaactctgcttctctctccacagatgctggtagatctgctgagtatttccagcactttgttttggtTTTATTGCACTCATATAGTACCTTTAAGGTAGCAAAATGTGCCAAGGTGCATCCCAGaaatgttataaaacaaaatttggcattGAACCATTTTGAGGCAGATGATGGAAAGCTTGATTAGAGAGATAgcttttaaggggcatcttgaagGAGGTGGGGTGGAGATGTTTCGGGAagcaattctagagcttagggccttggcagctgaagacatgtcTGCAATAGTGGAGCTTTTGAAATTGGGGATTCTCAAGGCCAGACCGGGAGGGGCACAGATATcttgagggttgtagggcttgagattacagcgatagggaggcatgaggcaatggagggacttgaaagcaagcgtgagaattttaaaatcgagcctTTGCCTGCCTGAAAGCCAGTGTAGTGGTGATgaatgaacagaatttggtgtgaattaggacgcAGGCAGGAAGGAGTTTTGGATGACAAGTTTACAGAGGGGGAGGATGGTCAggcgtgtattggaatagtcaagtccaaagGTAACAGGCattgttgagggtttcagcagcaccaccaccttaaacattcactctctgtaCCACCCATgcatagtagcagcagtgtgtaccatctacaagatgcagtgcagcaactcgccatgcttccttcgacagcagcttccaaacccgtgacctctttcacctagaaggacgaccactgtctcagggtcaggtgATGTTGCAGaattggaaataggcggtcttagtgttaGGGTAGGCTGATGGGGCCTTTGTTGAACGGCTCATCCAAAAGATGCTGCCTCCCAAAGTGTAGCACTGCTCTGTACTTCACTGAAATAGAACCCACACCTGACATGGAGACAAGATACTACTGCTGAG
This window of the Heterodontus francisci isolate sHetFra1 chromosome 27, sHetFra1.hap1, whole genome shotgun sequence genome carries:
- the saysd1 gene encoding SAYSvFN domain-containing protein 1; translation: MEGKLAEWRVRQRTLEKLPSDSSFWRSCRVFSALWNRLPRDESESQQRPRDTAGSRVKKEDGQNWFQERFVTQPVESDHSVFTIVTILKFLLWLVLLGLFIELEFGLAYFVLSMFYWIYIGTRDPSKKKQGEISAYSVFNPGCKAIEGSLTAEQFERELQYRPLAGR